A genome region from Nocardia sp. NBC_00565 includes the following:
- a CDS encoding Hsp70 family protein, whose translation MTERVALGITVGASNSVAVATPGDGSDYDSGHSGGTVITHPSVLRFAADAAPTFGSSARRTGRHSSDVVLEGFLARVGDPVDILAEDGTAHSAADLVATAVTCLIDEIGPGAARATVACHPAWWSRHTVDVQRAALDRARLREVTLVPEPTATMRWLETAHGPLGDGAVVVYDLGASGLTVSVVRTGDQAAVLGAPLRSTDVAGAEFDLLTMRYVLANAMRGNEFDPFDPVIERELSALRERCRYAKEELSTNTATVVPVRLNPADHHAENIRLVRGELEDLLRGPLLTSIELIRDAVHRAGLDIGDIGRVLLAGGGGAIPLVAELISTEFGLPVVAAPEPQLTSALGAAALAADLLAATVDRTPVAAIAAGIAKTEELPTVPRGAERVARPTGSPMTNGGRDTVVHNPTLPSTSGRSRRKLTGRQRAAIVAGAALVLGVLATGTVALGTGAQSTTNQPAGTDQTTAPGASAVAATTDGNPSGPVTSAAMDSPVGSPSQPKSGAGQPGSPAATTVAVVNSQPTPGQTAAGQPANGQPTQSQPTQSQPTPAQQPSADTPTPQPQPTTQPQVPTAPSLPGVDTLGNAVEDTVGGVVSVLPKIPGGR comes from the coding sequence ATGACAGAGCGTGTGGCGCTCGGCATAACTGTCGGAGCGTCGAATTCGGTCGCCGTGGCGACCCCGGGGGACGGCAGCGATTACGACAGCGGCCACTCCGGTGGCACTGTCATCACCCATCCGAGCGTGCTGCGCTTCGCGGCGGACGCGGCGCCCACATTCGGCAGCAGCGCCCGCCGCACCGGCCGGCACTCCAGCGACGTCGTACTCGAGGGCTTTCTGGCGCGGGTCGGCGATCCGGTCGATATCCTCGCCGAAGACGGAACCGCCCACTCCGCAGCGGATCTCGTGGCCACGGCCGTCACCTGCCTGATCGACGAGATCGGCCCCGGTGCGGCGCGAGCCACGGTCGCCTGCCATCCGGCATGGTGGTCGCGGCACACCGTCGACGTCCAGCGGGCCGCACTGGATCGAGCTCGCCTGCGTGAGGTGACGCTTGTCCCGGAGCCGACCGCGACGATGCGATGGCTCGAGACCGCACACGGCCCGCTCGGCGACGGCGCGGTGGTGGTCTACGACCTCGGCGCATCCGGCCTGACCGTCTCGGTGGTGCGCACCGGTGACCAGGCGGCCGTACTCGGCGCACCACTGCGTTCTACCGATGTCGCCGGCGCGGAATTCGATCTGCTGACCATGCGCTATGTCCTGGCTAACGCCATGCGGGGAAATGAATTCGATCCGTTCGATCCGGTGATCGAACGGGAATTGTCGGCATTGCGTGAACGCTGCCGATATGCGAAAGAAGAGCTTTCCACAAATACCGCGACCGTCGTCCCGGTCCGTTTGAACCCGGCCGATCACCACGCCGAAAACATCCGACTGGTGCGCGGCGAACTCGAGGATCTGCTGCGCGGGCCATTGCTGACCTCGATCGAGCTGATCCGCGACGCGGTACACCGCGCCGGACTCGATATCGGCGATATCGGCCGGGTGTTGCTCGCCGGTGGCGGCGGCGCGATCCCGCTGGTGGCCGAGTTGATCTCCACCGAATTCGGACTGCCCGTGGTCGCGGCCCCCGAACCGCAGCTGACCAGCGCGCTCGGCGCCGCGGCACTGGCCGCGGATCTGCTGGCGGCCACCGTGGATCGCACCCCGGTGGCGGCCATCGCGGCGGGCATCGCGAAGACCGAGGAACTGCCCACTGTGCCGCGGGGCGCCGAGCGGGTCGCCCGCCCGACCGGCAGCCCGATGACGAACGGCGGGCGCGACACCGTTGTGCACAACCCGACCTTGCCGAGTACGAGCGGCCGGTCCCGCCGCAAACTCACCGGCCGCCAGCGCGCCGCCATCGTCGCGGGCGCGGCGCTGGTGCTCGGCGTGCTCGCTACCGGCACGGTCGCGCTCGGCACCGGCGCGCAGTCGACCACGAACCAACCGGCCGGCACCGATCAAACGACCGCACCGGGCGCCTCGGCCGTCGCCGCGACCACCGACGGCAATCCCTCGGGCCCCGTGACCTCGGCCGCGATGGATTCGCCCGTCGGCAGCCCGAGTCAACCGAAATCCGGTGCGGGACAGCCGGGTTCCCCCGCCGCGACCACCGTCGCCGTGGTGAACAGCCAGCCCACACCAGGACAGACCGCCGCCGGCCAGCCTGCCAACGGCCAACCCACCCAGAGCCAACCGACGCAGAGCCAACCGACGCCTGCCCAGCAGCCGTCCGCGGACACCCCCACGCCACAGCCACAGCCCACGACGCAGCCGCAAGTTCCGACCGCGCCATCTCTTCCGGGCGTGGACACCCTCGGCAACGCGGTAGAAGACACCGTCGGCGGCGTCGTATCCGTCCTGCCCAAGATCCC
- a CDS encoding IniB N-terminal domain-containing protein, with protein MTPNAILEFILNLLRDPEAAVGYCANPGQALAAAGLPAVTPEDIAAVAPMVAESALIAGGSQLSAIVAAGGAADAGAAAAASANTAAAVGVGAAADAGVNLGTDINLGADLGLDIGTGLDLATGLNGAIGAGLQAGADLGAGVATGLGGIVNAGAGLTAGLGAAVDAGVQAVTGLTAGLGAALGGSAQAGADLGAGLSTGLQGAVDAGTQLVTGLGAAVGTGLDAAIGGGLNGTIGTGAQAISGLETSLGGALDAGGQVGADLGAGLNGVIGAGTDLGASLSTGLSGVADAGAQAAAGIGGAVNAGGQVGAGLGAGLGGTVGAGTQAISGLETGLSSGLGGVVDAGADLGGGLSTGLNGAVDAGAQVGSGLGGDIDAGGGLSTGLNGAVDAGAQVGSGLEAGLGGAIDTGLSTAIGTTADLNTELSTGLAGAVNAGTEAGADLSTGVGGTIGGGAQTGADLGAGLTTGLGGAVDAGAQAAGGLETGLSTGLGGAVGGGAQVGTDLGADLSAGLGGALDAGGEAAGGLGTGLSTGIGGALGGGAQAGADLGAGLSTGLGGGAQVGTDLGGDLSAGLGGAVGAGAQAAGGLGTGLSNGVGGALGGGAQAGADLGAGLSTGLGGAVDAGAQAAGGLGTGLSTGLGGAVGGGAQVGTDLGADLSAGLGGAVDAGGEAAGGLGTGLSTGIAGGAQAGADLGADLSAGLGGAVDAGAQVGTGLEAGVSNGVGAAAGAGAGVGGGVATGLNGVVDAGAQAATGIEGAFGAGAQAGGELGGGLATGVGGVLDAGAGLGTGVSGGASSAVGTGAQVTTGLESSLATGVGAALGAGADLGGGLSTGLGGAFDGSTQVGSDVEAGVGGAVDAGAHATTGLSSAIGGAADLGAGLSTGVGGGAQAGADLGAGLSSGLSGALNSGVHAGGGLGAGLSTGVGGAVDAGGHAVTGLETGLSTGVGGAVDAGGHAVTGLETGLSTGVGGAVDAGGHAVTGLETGLSTGVGGAVDAGGHAVTGLETGLSTGVGGAVDAGGHAVTGLETGLSTGLGAAAGAGGGVSTGLQGTVDAGTQLGTGLETGLSSGIGGAVDGGVHAGTGVSTGLSTGLDGSANAGLGGGLSSSVDTTVHSGGSVGGATQGSADGAADLGGHASSTLTGGASSTVGSTANTWSSLDVSSAFGSGLDSSAGSHLDTSVTGHSDTGLFSDTHAGTDLGAHAGGDIAGDAFLH; from the coding sequence ATGACACCCAACGCGATTCTGGAGTTCATCCTCAACCTGCTCCGTGACCCTGAGGCCGCGGTGGGTTACTGCGCGAACCCCGGACAGGCGCTGGCAGCTGCCGGTTTGCCCGCGGTCACGCCCGAGGACATCGCCGCCGTCGCCCCCATGGTCGCCGAATCGGCCCTGATCGCGGGCGGTTCGCAGCTGTCGGCGATCGTGGCGGCCGGTGGCGCCGCCGACGCGGGTGCCGCGGCCGCCGCGAGCGCCAATACCGCCGCCGCGGTCGGCGTCGGCGCGGCGGCCGATGCCGGGGTGAACCTCGGCACCGATATCAACCTCGGCGCCGACCTCGGCCTCGATATCGGCACCGGTCTCGATCTGGCCACCGGCCTCAACGGTGCGATCGGTGCGGGCCTGCAGGCGGGCGCCGACCTCGGTGCGGGAGTGGCGACCGGCCTCGGCGGCATCGTCAACGCGGGCGCGGGCCTGACCGCCGGACTCGGCGCCGCCGTCGATGCCGGTGTACAAGCCGTCACCGGCCTGACCGCGGGCCTCGGCGCTGCCCTCGGTGGGTCGGCGCAGGCCGGAGCCGACCTCGGCGCCGGTCTGAGCACGGGCCTGCAAGGCGCGGTGGATGCCGGAACGCAGCTCGTCACCGGCCTGGGCGCGGCAGTCGGCACCGGGCTGGACGCCGCTATCGGCGGGGGGTTGAACGGCACTATCGGTACGGGTGCACAAGCGATTTCAGGTTTGGAGACGAGCCTCGGGGGTGCCCTCGATGCGGGTGGACAGGTCGGAGCCGACCTCGGCGCCGGCCTGAACGGCGTCATCGGCGCGGGTACTGACCTGGGCGCGAGCCTGTCCACCGGCCTCAGCGGAGTCGCCGATGCCGGAGCACAAGCGGCGGCCGGGATCGGCGGTGCGGTGAATGCGGGCGGACAGGTGGGCGCCGGGCTGGGAGCCGGACTCGGCGGCACGGTGGGTGCCGGGACGCAAGCGATCTCGGGCCTGGAGACAGGGTTGTCCAGCGGACTCGGTGGTGTTGTCGATGCCGGTGCCGATCTCGGCGGTGGCCTGTCGACCGGCCTGAATGGTGCCGTCGATGCCGGTGCGCAGGTCGGCTCCGGCCTCGGCGGCGATATCGACGCGGGTGGCGGTCTCTCGACCGGCCTGAATGGTGCGGTCGATGCCGGTGCGCAGGTTGGTTCGGGCCTCGAGGCAGGCCTCGGTGGTGCAATCGACACCGGTCTCTCGACCGCAATCGGTACCACGGCCGACCTGAACACGGAGTTGTCCACAGGTTTGGCGGGTGCGGTGAATGCCGGAACCGAGGCGGGTGCGGATCTGTCCACAGGTGTCGGCGGCACGATCGGCGGCGGCGCACAGACCGGTGCCGATCTCGGTGCGGGCCTGACGACCGGTCTCGGCGGTGCTGTTGATGCCGGTGCGCAAGCTGCCGGTGGCTTGGAAACCGGGCTGTCCACCGGACTCGGTGGTGCTGTCGGCGGTGGCGCGCAGGTGGGGACCGATCTCGGTGCCGATTTGTCTGCGGGTCTCGGCGGTGCTCTCGATGCTGGTGGCGAAGCGGCTGGTGGTCTGGGGACGGGGCTGTCCACGGGGATCGGTGGTGCGCTCGGCGGTGGTGCTCAGGCGGGTGCTGATCTCGGTGCTGGCCTGTCGACCGGTCTCGGCGGTGGTGCGCAGGTGGGGACCGATCTCGGTGGCGATTTGTCTGCGGGTCTTGGCGGTGCTGTTGGTGCCGGTGCGCAGGCTGCTGGTGGTTTGGGGACCGGGCTGTCCAACGGAGTTGGTGGCGCGCTTGGTGGTGGTGCTCAGGCGGGTGCTGACCTTGGTGCGGGCCTGTCGACCGGTCTCGGCGGTGCTGTTGATGCTGGTGCGCAGGCTGCCGGTGGTCTGGGGACCGGGCTGTCGACCGGACTCGGTGGTGCTGTCGGCGGTGGTGCGCAGGTGGGGACCGATCTCGGTGCTGATTTGTCTGCGGGTCTCGGCGGTGCAGTTGATGCTGGTGGCGAAGCGGCTGGTGGTCTGGGGACGGGGCTGTCCACGGGGATCGCTGGTGGTGCTCAGGCTGGTGCCGATTTGGGTGCCGATCTGTCCGCTGGTCTCGGCGGTGCCGTTGATGCTGGTGCGCAGGTGGGGACTGGTCTGGAGGCGGGGGTATCGAACGGGGTCGGTGCGGCTGCGGGAGCTGGGGCCGGTGTGGGTGGCGGGGTGGCCACCGGGTTGAACGGGGTTGTCGATGCGGGGGCGCAGGCGGCGACTGGGATCGAAGGAGCGTTCGGGGCGGGGGCGCAGGCGGGTGGTGAGCTCGGTGGCGGGTTGGCTACTGGTGTCGGTGGTGTGCTGGATGCCGGTGCGGGGCTGGGGACCGGGGTGTCGGGCGGAGCGTCGTCCGCGGTCGGTACCGGTGCTCAGGTGACGACCGGGCTGGAATCGAGTCTGGCCACGGGGGTCGGCGCCGCGCTGGGGGCGGGAGCCGATCTCGGGGGTGGGTTGTCGACCGGTCTGGGTGGTGCTTTCGATGGCTCCACGCAGGTTGGGTCGGATGTCGAGGCAGGGGTCGGTGGCGCTGTCGACGCTGGTGCACATGCCACGACCGGGCTCTCCAGCGCGATCGGCGGAGCCGCCGATCTGGGTGCCGGATTGTCCACCGGCGTGGGCGGTGGTGCACAGGCAGGCGCTGATCTCGGTGCTGGTCTGTCATCCGGTTTGAGTGGTGCGCTCAACAGCGGCGTGCACGCGGGTGGCGGTCTCGGTGCGGGGCTGTCCACAGGTGTGGGTGGTGCTGTTGATGCTGGTGGCCATGCGGTGACCGGCTTGGAGACGGGGCTGTCCACAGGTGTGGGTGGTGCTGTTGATGCTGGTGGCCATGCGGTGACCGGCTTGGAGACGGGGCTGTCCACAGGTGTGGGTGGTGCTGTTGATGCTGGTGGCCATGCGGTGACCGGCTTGGAGACGGGGCTGTCCACAGGTGTGGGTGGTGCTGTTGATGCTGGTGGCCATGCGGTGACCGGCTTGGAGACGGGGCTGTCCACAGGTGTGGGTGGTGCTGTTGATGCCGGTGGCCACGCGGTGACCGGTCTGGAGACGGGGCTGTCCACCGGACTCGGTGCGGCTGCCGGCGCTGGCGGCGGCGTGTCGACGGGGTTGCAGGGCACGGTCGACGCCGGAACGCAGCTCGGTACGGGCCTGGAGACTGGTCTTTCCTCCGGAATCGGCGGCGCGGTCGACGGCGGTGTGCACGCCGGAACCGGTGTGTCGACAGGGCTTTCCACGGGTCTCGACGGGTCCGCGAATGCTGGTCTCGGCGGTGGGCTTTCGTCGAGCGTCGACACCACGGTGCACTCCGGCGGCTCGGTCGGCGGTGCCACGCAGGGGAGCGCGGACGGTGCCGCGGATCTCGGTGGTCACGCGAGTTCGACGCTGACCGGCGGCGCGTCCTCGACCGTCGGGTCCACCGCGAATACCTGGTCGTCGCTTGATGTTTCGAGCGCCTTCGGTTCCGGACTCGACAGTTCGGCCGGTTCGCACCTGGACACCTCGGTCACCGGGCACAGCGATACCGGGTTGTTCTCCGATACGCATGCCGGGACCGATCTGGGCGCACATGCGGGCGGCGATATCGCGGGCGACGCCTTCCTGCACTAA